One Deltaproteobacteria bacterium genomic window, TCGCCCTTTGATCCCAAGGTGCGAGCGGAATACCGTTACGGAGAGTTTCAGAACGTAGTAACCAGTATGGATTATGAGCGGCTGTTATCTTCCACCGGGCCCTATCAGGGTGAGATATTGCGTGAGTCCGACCGGAAACATCCCCAAAAGGTGGCCTGGATTCAATGTATCGGTTCCAGGCGGGTTACCCCGGGCGACAACAGCTACTGTTCGGCCGTCTGCTGCACCTATACCCAGAAACAGGTGATTCTAACCAAAGATCATCATCCGGAGTCGGCCTGTACGGTATTCCATAATGATATTCGCTCCTACGGGAAGGATTTTGAGCGCTACTACCAAAGAGCCGAGAATCTTCCCGGTGTTCGCTTTATAAGAAGCTACACCTCCATAGTCAATGAGGATCCGGTAACCAAGAATGTCACCATCCGGTATGCTACCCACGACGATGGCGTCAAAGAGGAAGAATTCGATCTGGTGGTCCTGTCCGTCGGCCTAAATCCTCCGGCTGATGTGGAAGGTCTGGCCAGGCAATTCGGCATCGAGCTCAATAACCACCATTTTTGCAAACTTAATCCGGTCAATCCCCTGGAGACCAGCAGGCCCGGAATCTATGTCAGCGGTGGTTTCCAGGGGCCGGTGGATATCCCCGAATCGGTTTTCAGCGCCAGCGGGGCCGGCTCCCAGATCGGTGAATTCCTGGACTACCGGCGCGGGAAGCTGACCAAGGAAAGGATCTATCCGGAGGAAAAAGATGTCTCCCAGGAGGAGCCGCGGATAGGGGTCTTTGTCTGTCATTGCGGGGCCAATATCTCGGCCGTTGTCAATGTCCCTGATACCGTCGCCTATTGCAAAACCCTGCCCCATGTGGTCCACGCCCAAAATCAGGTTTTTTCCTGTGCCACCAATTCGGCCAAAGAAATAACCGACCTGACCAGGGAAAAAGGGCTCAATCGCGTCATTGTGGCGGCCTGCAGTCCCAGGACCCTTGAGCCGTTATTCCGGGACACCCTGCGGGAAGCGGGCATCAACCCCTACTACTTGGAAATGGCCAATATCCGGGAGCACAACTCCTGGGTCCACTCCAAAGAAAAGGAAGACGCCACTCAAAAGGCCAAGGACATCATCCGCATGTCGGTGGCCCGGGCTTGCCACCTGGAGCCTTTAAAGGAATTCGATCTGCCGGTGAACAAGACGGCCCTGGTGGTCGGCGGCGGGGTGGCCGGCATGACTTGTGCACTCTCCATAGCCAATCAGGGACACGAGGTGTCCCTGGTGGAAAAGGAATCCGACTTGGGGGGGATAACCCGAAAAATCCATTATACTCTGGAAGGGCTTGATGTTCAGGCCTATTTGGGTGATCTGGTGCGCCAGGTGTATCAGCACCCCTTAATCCATGTCTATACCGAGGCGGCTATCCTGGAGGCGAACGGTTACATCGGGAATTTCGTCACCAAAGTCAAGTCCGACAGGGGGATCACCGAGATAAAGCACGGCGCAGCCGTCATCGCCATAGGTGCTGATGGTTACACACCGACCGAATTCAAGTATGGAGAAGATGACCGGGTCATGACCAATCTGGAGCTGGAAGAGAAAATCGCTCAGGGAGATGAGAAGATCATCAATTCCCAGAGTCTGGTGATGATCCAATGCGTGGGCTGCCGGAATGAAGACCGGAATTACTGCAGCCGTATATGTTGCAGCCAGTCGGTAAAGAATGCCTTGTTGCTGAAAGAGAGAAATCCCCAGATGGATATCACCATCCTCTTCAGGGATATGCGGACCTATGGGTTCAAAGAGGATTACTACCGGGATGCGTCAGAGAAGGATGTCAAGTTCATCCGCTACGAGCCGCAGGATGCACCTCAGGTGGAAGCGGGTCAGTCGGAGGACGGTCGGCCGGTTCTAAAGGTAACCGCCACCGATTACATTCTCGGAAAGAAGCTTGAGCTGGATGCGGATATCCTGGCCCTGGCGGCCGCCGTAATTCCCTCGGCATCCACCAGGGAAGTAGCCGGACTCTTCAAGGTCACCCTGAGTCCCGACGGCTTTTTCAAAGAAGCCCATGTCAAATTAAGACCGGTGGAATTTGCCACGGACGGTGTTTTTCTGTGCGGGATCGCCCACTATCCCAAGTTTATCCAGGAAACGATCAACCAGTCTTATGGGGCCGCCGGCCGGGTCTTGACCCTTCTCTCCCGGGATACCGTCAGCGCTTCCGGCTCGGTGTGCGAGGTGGAGGAGACCAAATGCATTTCCTGCGGGGCCTGCATCACCGCCTGTACTTATGGCGCTATAGAGTTCTGTGAGACGCCGCAGGGCCGAAAGGCCCGGGTCAATCCCGTCCTCTGTAAAGGGGACGGTCTCTGCAACACCAAGTGCGCCACAGGGGCCATACAACTGAAACACTTCACCGATGAAGAGATTTTGGATCAAATTGATGCCGCGGCCTGAATTAAAGGGGGGAGAGACGGTTCAAGGTTTAAGGTTAAACCGTATACCTTATACCGTTCACCTTATACCGATTACATAGAGGAGTTGAGAAAGAATGAGTACAGGACATAAATTCAAGCCAAGGGTTATCGGGTTCGTCTGTCATTGGTGAGCTTACGGCGCTGCTGACCTGGCTGGAGTTTCCAGACTTCAATATACACCTGAAATGAGGCTTATTCGCGTTATGTGTTCCGGGAGGATCGACCTGGAATTTGTACTTCGGGCTTTCTCAAAGGGGGCGGATGGCGTATTTATCGGTGCCTGTCATTTAGGCGAGTGTAACTATATGACCCATGGGAATTACCATACCTTAAACATGGTGCTGCTGCTCCGAAAGATACTGGAGCAGATAGGTCTCAATCCGGAAAGGTTGCGGATGGCCTTCATGTCCGGCGCCGAAGCCAACCTTTTTGTCGAAAATGTCAATGAATTCGTCAAGAAGGTGAAGGCGTTGGGACCTCTGGGAAGGAGTGAAGGCCTGGATGAAAGGGAACTGAAGCGCGGGCTTTCCACGGTTACCGATCTCATTCCCTATATCCGGCTGGTGGAAAGGGAGAGGCTGAGGGCGCCCGTCATGTCGGAAGAAGAATACCATAAATTTTTCGAAAGTTCCGAGTTGAAGCGGCTGTTCAGTGAAACCATTGTAGAAAAGCTG contains:
- a CDS encoding CoB--CoM heterodisulfide reductase iron-sulfur subunit A family protein, whose amino-acid sequence is MEKEQTEQPSKSLADNNIGDVLIVGGGISGIQASLDLATAGFKVYLVEKAPSIGGHMAQLDKTFLTNDCSMUILAPKLVEVGRHPNIEVLTYTEVNSIEGEAGNFKVTVTRKPRYILEDKCTGCTTCAEYCPVKYPDRFNQEISENKAVHIYFSQAIPLVAYIDESCLYLKEKKCRICEGVCENKAIDLNQTAEKKEINVGAVILSSGLSPFDPKVRAEYRYGEFQNVVTSMDYERLLSSTGPYQGEILRESDRKHPQKVAWIQCIGSRRVTPGDNSYCSAVCCTYTQKQVILTKDHHPESACTVFHNDIRSYGKDFERYYQRAENLPGVRFIRSYTSIVNEDPVTKNVTIRYATHDDGVKEEEFDLVVLSVGLNPPADVEGLARQFGIELNNHHFCKLNPVNPLETSRPGIYVSGGFQGPVDIPESVFSASGAGSQIGEFLDYRRGKLTKERIYPEEKDVSQEEPRIGVFVCHCGANISAVVNVPDTVAYCKTLPHVVHAQNQVFSCATNSAKEITDLTREKGLNRVIVAACSPRTLEPLFRDTLREAGINPYYLEMANIREHNSWVHSKEKEDATQKAKDIIRMSVARACHLEPLKEFDLPVNKTALVVGGGVAGMTCALSIANQGHEVSLVEKESDLGGITRKIHYTLEGLDVQAYLGDLVRQVYQHPLIHVYTEAAILEANGYIGNFVTKVKSDRGITEIKHGAAVIAIGADGYTPTEFKYGEDDRVMTNLELEEKIAQGDEKIINSQSLVMIQCVGCRNEDRNYCSRICCSQSVKNALLLKERNPQMDITILFRDMRTYGFKEDYYRDASEKDVKFIRYEPQDAPQVEAGQSEDGRPVLKVTATDYILGKKLELDADILALAAAVIPSASTREVAGLFKVTLSPDGFFKEAHVKLRPVEFATDGVFLCGIAHYPKFIQETINQSYGAAGRVLTLLSRDTVSASGSVCEVEETKCISCGACITACTYGAIEFCETPQGRKARVNPVLCKGDGLCNTKCATGAIQLKHFTDEEILDQIDAAA
- a CDS encoding hydrogenase iron-sulfur subunit, which translates into the protein MSTGHKFKPRVIGFVCHWUAYGAADLAGVSRLQYTPEMRLIRVMCSGRIDLEFVLRAFSKGADGVFIGACHLGECNYMTHGNYHTLNMVLLLRKILEQIGLNPERLRMAFMSGAEANLFVENVNEFVKKVKALGPLGRSEGLDERELKRGLSTVTDLIPYIRLVERERLRAPVMSEEEYHKFFESSELKRLFSETIVEKLAIGQIIALLREGPLTTGEIAKGLGLTPSEVSKHLSTSSRHRLVRYDENQKRYAVV